The following are from one region of the Etheostoma spectabile isolate EspeVRDwgs_2016 chromosome 15, UIUC_Espe_1.0, whole genome shotgun sequence genome:
- the tfap4 gene encoding transcription factor AP-4, with the protein MEYFMVPAQKVPSLQHFRKTEKEVIGGLCSLANIPLTPETARDQERRIRREIANSNERRRMQSINSGFQSLKTLIPHSDGEKLSKAAILQQTAEYIFTLEQEKTRLLQQNSQLKRIIQELSGSSPKRRRAEEKDEGIGSPDILEEEKTEDLRREMIELRQQLEKERSVRMLLEDQMRSLDAQLYPEKLKVFTQQVQEHHTQTQSLVRLQQHKQLERDLTPAHSPQVLAPATPPAPTHHATVIVPAPFQPPQPHHVTVVTMGPTSVISAVSTSRHNLDTIVQAIQHIEGTQGKGCVGEEEQRRAVIVTSGRVPSDAAGSDTASNSDGPDDCSLP; encoded by the exons ATGGAGTATTTCATGGTACCAGCTCAGAAGGTGCCCTCCTTGCAACATTTCAGGAAAACGGAGAAAGAAGTGATTGGAGGTCTTTGCAG TCTGGCCAACATTCCTCTGACCCCAGAAACAGCCCGGGACCAAGAAAGGCGAATTCGCAGAGAGATTGCTAACAGCAACGAGCGTCGGCGGATGCAGAGCATCAATTCTGGATTCCAGTCACTTAAAACACTCATCCCACACAGCGATGGAGAGAAGCTCAGCAAG GCTGCCATCCTGCAACAGACAGCCGAGTACATTTTTACTTTGGAGCAGGAGAAGACGCGGCTATTGCAGCAGAACAGTCAGCTCAAGCGAATCATACAA GAGTTAAGTGGTTCCTCCCCTAAGAGACGGCGTGCGGAGGAGAAAGATGAAGGGATTGGCTCACCAGACATTCTGGAAGAGGAGAAGACTGAGGACTTGAGGAGGGAGATGATTGAGTTAAGGCAGCAGCTGGAGAAAGAGCGCTCAGTCAGGATGTTGCTGGAAGATCAG ATGCGTTCCCTGGATGCCCAGTTGTACCCAGAGAAACTGAAGGTGTTCACCCAGCAGGTCCAGGAGCACCATACTCAAACACAGAGCCTTGTCCGTCTGCAGCAGCACAAACAGCTGGAGAGGGACCTTACTCCAGCCCACAGCCCACAG GTGTTGGCCCCGGCTACCCCGCCTGCACCTACACACCATGCCACAGTCATCGTCCCTGCGCCTTTCCAGCCTCCCCAGCCCCATCATGTCACGGTGGTAACCATGGGCCCGACATCAGTTATCAGTGCAGTGTCCACATCTCGACACAACCTTGACACCATTGTTCAA GCAATCCAGCACATCGAGGGCACCCAGGGAAAGGGTTGTGTTGGCGAGGAAGAGCAGCGGAGGGCGGTCATCGTCACTTCCGGACGTGTCCCCTCCGATGCTGCGGGCTCAGACACAGCCTCAAACAGCGACGGGCCCGACGACTGTTCACTTCCCTGA